GCGGGGAGTTGCAGGATTGTTTGCCCAGCCGATTTTTAGAGGAATTGCCGGAAGAACACCTGGAATGGTTTGGCAAAGGAAAGGAACGCAACGAGGCCAAGTCTAAAGAATTGGCGCGTTCTCATTTGCAGGGTTTAAAAAATTTACTGACTTAGTCAGCAGAATGAACCTGGATAAAGCCCGAAGGCTAAATCCAGTAGGGGGCGGTTTATGCCGCTGGGGAAATCCGTTTTGACAGTTTTTCCAGAAATGCCTCGGTCTGAGTAGGGCCTTTGCTGAAAAAGCGGTGGGTTTTGTGAACAGGGTTTCTGGCTTCATTTTTAACCAGTTCATGGGCCCTTTCCTCGCCACGACGTAACGACTGATCCAGTTCCTCCAGTTTTTGCGACTTCATGTCTGCCACACCAGGCTTCAAAAGCGTTCGTTTGAAATGCTCCTGCCGGTAAAGATTGACATGATACAGGGCCTGTTCGGTTTCCCAGTCCTCAGAGGGTTGGGTTTCCACCACCACATTTTCTTCGGTTTCCGAGTCAAAGGGATTGCCGCGTTGCTTATTCCAGGCGCTCTTAAAATCGGCATGCGGACTGCGTTGATTAACTTCCGGGTTATTGAGTTGGCTGAATCCGTAATCCCACAGGGCGGCCAGAAAATAGATGGGTATGAAAATGAACCTCAGCATCCGGGTCGGTAAATCCGCCTCATGCGAATGCCCATGTTCTTTCCCGAGGCGCTCGTTCAATACATCACGAAAATCACTGTGGCGGTGCTCATGGGAGTGAGACATGAAATAATGCATGTCTTCAAACCCTTCGCTGACAATGCCGAGAATGGCTGACAATATTTCAGGGATGCCCGGGACCCTGTCCGCGGTAACGCCGATACTGACCAAATGGCCGAAAAAAAACAGGATGCGCAAAGGCACAATGGTTAATTTCAGGATTAAACGAAACGGGTTTAAGATCTGCCCCCAGTTTTCGCGCGCATACAATTCTGCGCCCCATTTACTCAATCGCGTGATCGCGTGCTGGAAAAAATTACGGCCGCTGTTTAAGGCAGAGTAAATGATATTCAGTGAGTCCGCGGTATTTTCAAGATTAAAAATCAAGGCGGAAAAGCCGGTAATGATGGGATTGATCACCCCCATGACAAAACTGGGTATTTTGACCATCCAGCCAAACAGGGGTTGGGCATTTTTAGCCACCGTCCACCAGGTACCGGCGGTGCAGATGGTTAAGGCAGTGGCTAAACCCAACAGGAGTACGGCCGTGACCGCCATAAAGACATTTTTGACGGTGACGCCCTGTTTAAAATCATCACGAAGGCGCCGATACCACTTGCGCAGGGTATCGTTATTAATCATGTCGGTGATGGCATTGTAGGTCAGAAAACCATACGCTGTCCCGGCAACAATGGCCATGGGTAGAATGATGGCTGGCAAAAAGCCGAAGGGAATGGTGGCTAACAGCGGAATGGTTGCGAATTCACCCACTAACAGGTAGGTCGTGCCTATCCCCATGAAGACTGCGGCCAAGACACTGAACGCCTGGACGCCGCGATAAAGACGCTGGCGGCTTGCCAATAAATCCTGACTTTCTTTCTGCTGGTGCGTTTTAAGCCACTCACGTAATCTACTTTCATAGGGGGTCAGTGGCAGCATCCCTTCCCCCTCATCGTCTTTGGCGAAGAGCTGCAGCGCAAACCAGTTTTCCATGTCACGCAGGCGTTGCTTCAGTTGTTTTTTGCGTTTCCGGCTGGCCGCATTCAGTTTGACATGCTTGAATTTTTCCATTTCCAGCAATTGGGCCCGGTAATCGATAAAGAATTGCGGTAGAGGCTCGTTGCTATTAAATTCTTCCTCTTTGGGGAATTTTTCCAGCAGGTACTGGTTGGCAAGGTAACGCTTTAGGTAATCGCGCCCCGTTATTTTATTAAATGCCCCTTTAATATTCTGAAAATAAATTTCACCTTCGTAAGCCACCGACAAACCAAAGGCCGTGAAAGCCAGAGGCAATAAAGGCAATAGGGCATACATGCCGCCGAAACTTAAAAAGCCAAGAATCAGACTGGCGCCTGCCGTTAACAGGAATAGAAAAAGATAATACGGAATTTTTTTTGTTTTCATCATTCACCCTGAGCATTTGAAAGCTGTGGTACTTTATAACAAATGAAAATGATTATCAACAAAGTAGATGCAAAAAGAATCACTATGCTCGATTAGTTCATCGTCAAAAAAAGAAGTTGCAACATGGCGATCATCATGTACTATCAAAGGGCATTTTATTACTAAGGAGAAATAATGCGTCTGAAACAATGGATGATCGGTCTTTCCGCAAGCGTCGCCCTCGCAGGTCCTGCTGTTGCAAAGCCCGTTGTGATTAACGAACAGTTGCAAGTACCTCAATGCTTGGCCAGTCATTTGCCAAGTGACTACCCGGTCCTGGCTGAAAACCGCAATTTTAAAATTATTTCTGTCCCTTCAGACGATTTGGACACCATCACGCGTCTTGCTGATAAGGTGGGTTGCGGGCATTACATCAACGTGAGCCACAAGCTGGCCCGCGCCAAAGCCGGTTTATTACCTGAAAAAGCGCAAGCTTTGTTAAGCGCATCCCCTAAAAAAGCGGTGCAGACTGAAAACTATGAGATTAAACACCAGGCTGAGGTGGATGCGGCACTGGCAGAGGTCAAGGCGGACAACATTTGGGACACGCTGACGCATTTAACCAGCTATTACAACCGTTCCGCCACCAAGGATACCGGCGTTGAAACCGCCAATTGGATTAAGGCCAGTTTTGAAAAAATGGCGACCGAATACGGACGTCAAGACACGGACACGTACCTGGTTAAAACCGGCTGGTACAAGCAACCCTCCGTAGTCACGGTGATCGGAAAAGACATTAAAGCCCCAGGCATCGTCATTGGCGCTCATATGGATACCCTCGATGGCCGCATGCCGGGTGCCGGCGATGATGGCAGCGGTTCGTCCAGCGTGATGGAAATTGCTCGTGTCCTGTTGGCCAGCGATCAGAAATTAAAACGCCCGGTTTATATCATCTGGTACGCAGCCGAGGAACGTGGTCTTGTTGGTTCTCAGCATGTCGTTGAAGAATTCATGAATAAATCCATTCCGGTCAAGGCAGCAATCCAATTCGATATGACGGGTTTCCGCAACGATCCCAAGGATCAAACCATCTGGGTCTTTAAAGATTACACCGATAAAAAACTCAGTGATTTTGTCGCTTCATTAATCACGCATTACGTTAAAGTTCCCGTCAATTACTCGCGTTGTGGCTATGGCTGCAGTGATCATGCCTCATGGACCGACGAAGGTATTCCTGCGGCGTTCCCGTGTGAAACCAGCTTTGATGATCACAACCCCTACATTCATACCTCATCCGATACCATGTCGCTATTAAGCCTTGAGCACATGACCAATTTCACTCGTTTAGGCCTGGCCTTTGCGATTGAATTGGCGAGTGAATAAGGTGAGCTTGCGCCCTCTCCCGCGGGGAGAGGGTGTTAATAAGGCTGTGAATGACCCCTTTAGTGGATTTCTTTACCGCTTTTGGTCGTCGGAAGCGGCGGGCAATGATATTCCTGAAGAATCTGACCCTCCGTGTCAACCGCTTGCAGAATGACTGGAAATTTCCATAAGGTGTGCAGGTGTTTTAATACTTCGTCTGTACTTTCACCTAAAGGAATGCGGTTTTGCTGGGTGTACCGCAAAGTGAGCGATCGATCACCTGCAACATCGACGGAATACACCTGAATATCGGGTTCCAGGTTACCCAGGTTGTATTGCGATGACAGTGACTCACGAATGGTCTGATAACCCGATTCATCGTGAATTGCCCCAATAATGAGTTCCGGTTGCCGGTCATCATCCACAATATGGAATAATTTTAATTCACGAATTAAGCGTGGCGACAGATATTGGGCAATGAAACTTTCATCTTTAAAATTGCGCATGGCGGTATCGAGACTGCTTAGCCAATCGGTATTGACGAGGAAAGGGAACCAGCGTTTGTCTTCTTCAGTGGGAGACTCGCAAATGCGCTTGATGTCCTGCATCATGTGGTAACCGAGTGTGTACGGGTTGATGCCGCTGTAATAGGGGCTGTTAAAAGCCGGCTGCATGATCACATTGGTATGGCTTTGCAGAATTTCCAGCATAAATTCATCGGTAACCAGGCCTTCATCGTAGAGGCCGTGCAGCAGAGTGTAATGCCAAAAGCATGCCCAGCCCTCATTCATCACTTTAGTTTGCCCTTGCGGATAAAAATATTGGGCAATTTTACGCACTATCCTTACAATTTCCCGCTGCCAGGACTCCAGTAAGGGCGCATTTTTTTCAATGAAATAAAGAATATTCTCCTGCGGTTCTTCCGGAAAACGCTTTTTATGGCCATTAGCATCCACGTGCTTGCTTTGCGGGATGGTTCGCCACAATTCATTA
This Legionella sp. MW5194 DNA region includes the following protein-coding sequences:
- a CDS encoding SpoVR family protein, whose translation is MRKKPISTGAEWTFELIQTYDKEIGRLAADFKLDTYPNQIEIITAEQMMDAYASVGMPIGYHHWSFGKHFVGVEKSYKRGQMGLAYELVINSNPCISYLMEENTMAMQALVIAHACYGHNSFFKNNYLFKMWTSADAIIDYLVFARNYISQCEERHGIDEVEAVLDACHALMNYGVDRYKHPATLSIQEEKIRQQNREMYLQSQVNELWRTIPQSKHVDANGHKKRFPEEPQENILYFIEKNAPLLESWQREIVRIVRKIAQYFYPQGQTKVMNEGWACFWHYTLLHGLYDEGLVTDEFMLEILQSHTNVIMQPAFNSPYYSGINPYTLGYHMMQDIKRICESPTEEDKRWFPFLVNTDWLSSLDTAMRNFKDESFIAQYLSPRLIRELKLFHIVDDDRQPELIIGAIHDESGYQTIRESLSSQYNLGNLEPDIQVYSVDVAGDRSLTLRYTQQNRIPLGESTDEVLKHLHTLWKFPVILQAVDTEGQILQEYHCPPLPTTKSGKEIH
- the lapA gene encoding aminopeptidase LapA produces the protein MRLKQWMIGLSASVALAGPAVAKPVVINEQLQVPQCLASHLPSDYPVLAENRNFKIISVPSDDLDTITRLADKVGCGHYINVSHKLARAKAGLLPEKAQALLSASPKKAVQTENYEIKHQAEVDAALAEVKADNIWDTLTHLTSYYNRSATKDTGVETANWIKASFEKMATEYGRQDTDTYLVKTGWYKQPSVVTVIGKDIKAPGIVIGAHMDTLDGRMPGAGDDGSGSSSVMEIARVLLASDQKLKRPVYIIWYAAEERGLVGSQHVVEEFMNKSIPVKAAIQFDMTGFRNDPKDQTIWVFKDYTDKKLSDFVASLITHYVKVPVNYSRCGYGCSDHASWTDEGIPAAFPCETSFDDHNPYIHTSSDTMSLLSLEHMTNFTRLGLAFAIELASE